One part of the Ziziphus jujuba cultivar Dongzao chromosome 2, ASM3175591v1 genome encodes these proteins:
- the LOC107406201 gene encoding hydroxyproline O-galactosyltransferase GALT6 gives MMKKGKLEKCDMFVALSKQRSIQILIGVGLLYLVLVTVEIPFVFRAGFSAVSQESLSRPNRLNIEEELEEREAPTRPLESVSMNSNEPTQSRKPDQMVVSRLKFDQKMFESDSKSGATELYKSAKVAWEVGKKFWKELQSGKVRINSEKVENRSESCLHSVSLTGSEFAAGGRVMVLPCGLTLGSHITLVGKPRVAHEEHDAKISMTKDDDDTVLVSQFKIELQGLKTVDGEDPPRILHFNPRLKGDWSGQPVIEQNTCYRMQWGSAQRCEGWKSRADEETVDDQVKCEKWIRDDNGRLEESKATWWLSRLIGRTKKVTVDWPFPFAEDKLFVLTLSAGFEGYHINVDGRHVTSFPYRTGFTLEDATGLSVNGDVDVHSVFAASLPTSHPSYAPQQHLDLSSRWVAPPLPDGEVELFIGILSAGNHFSERMAVRKSWMQHRLIRSSNVVARFFVALHARKEVNVELRKEAEFFGDIVIVPYMDNYDLVVLKTVAICEYGVRRMSAKYIMKCDDDTFVRVDAVIDEAKKVPEGRSLYVGNINYYHKPLRYGKWAVTYEEWPEEDYPPYANGPGYILSSDIAQFIASEFEARKLRLFKMEDVSMGMWVEKFNRTNPVEYLHSLKFCQFGCIEDYLTAHYQSPRQMLCMWDKLQTQGRPHCCNMR, from the exons ATGATGAAGAAAGGCAAATTGGAAAAGTGCGATATGTTTGTGGCTCTGAGCAAGCAAAGATCGATTCAGATTCTGATCGGTGTTGGGCTTTTGTATCTAGTTTTGGTCACTGTGGAAATCCCATTTGTTTTCAGAGCTGGTTTCAGTGCCGTTTCACAGGAGTCCCTGTCTCGGCCCAACAGGCTTAACATCGAGGAAGAGCTGGAAGAGAGAGAAGCTCCGACTCGGCCCCTCGAAAGCGTCTCTATGAATTCGAATGAGCCAACTCAGAGTCGGAAACCGGACCAAATGGTCGTTTCTCGGTTGAAATTCGACCAGAAAATGTTCGAATCGGACAGCAAAAGCGGTGCCACGGAGCTTTACAAGTCGGCGAAGGTTGCTTGGGAAGTTGGGAAAAAGTTCTGGAAGGAACTACAATCTGGGAAAGTGAGAATCAATTCGGAAAAGGTCGAGAACCGATCGGAGTCTTGTCTGCATTCGGTTTCGCTAACTGGGTCGGAGTTTGCTGCCGGCGGCAGAGTCATGGTGCTTCCATGTGGGCTTACATTGGGCTCTCATATAACTCTGGTTGGGAAACCTCGTGTGGCTCATGAAGAACACGACGCGAAGATATCGATGACCAAGGATGATGATGATACGGTGTTGGTTTCTCAGTTCAAGATCGAGTTGCAGGGGTTGAAGACTGTAGATGGTGAAGACCCACCCAGGATTTTGCATTTCAATCCGAGATTGAAAGGGGATTGGAGCGGTCAGCCGGTGATTGAGCAAAACACTTGCTATAGGATGCAGTGGGGGTCTGCCCAAAGGTGTGAAGGGTGGAAATCCAGGGCTGATGAAGAAACTG TTGATGATCAGGTGAAGTGTGAGAAGTGGATTCGTGATGACAATGGTCGCCTAGAGGAGTCCAAGGCAACATGGTGGTTAAGCAGGTTAATCGGCCGAACCAAAAAGGTGACAGTTGACTGGCCATTCCCATTTGCGGAGgataaactttttgttttaactcTTAGTGCTGGGTTCGAGGGTTATCATATTAATGTTGATGGGAGGCATGTCACCTCTTTTCCTTATCGCACT GGATTTACTCTTGAGGATGCCACTGGTCTATCAGTGAATGGTGATGTTGATGTCCACTCAGTCTTTGCTGCCTCTTTGCCCACATCACATCCTAGTTATGCTCCACAACAGCATCTTGATCTGTCAAGCAGATGGGTTGCCCCCCCTCTTCCTGATGGGGAGGTCGAGCTCTTCATTGGTATTCTTTCTGCAGGCAACCATTTTTCTGAGCGGATGGCAGTTAGGAAGTCTTGGATGCAGCACAGGCTTATCAGATCGTCAAATGTGGTAGCTCGTTTCTTTGTAGCACTG CATGCTAGAAAGGAAGTGAACGTTGAGTTAAGGAAAGAAGCAGAATTTTTTGGTGATATTGTTATAGTACCTTACATGGATAACTATGACCTCGTCGTCTTGAAAACTGTTGCAATTTGCGAGTATGGG GTTCGCAGAATGTCTGCTAAGTATATTATGAAGTGTGATGATGACACATTTGTAAGAGTGGATGCAGTTATTGATGAAGCAAAGAAAGTGCCCGAGGGTAGAAGTTTGTATGTGGGAAACATAAATTACTACCATAAGCCCCTGCGCTATGGTAAATGGGCAGTGACGTATGAG GAGTGGCCTGAAGAAGATTATCCACCTTACGCAAATGGACCAGGTTACATTCTATCATCTGACATTGCACAATTCATCGCATCTGAGTTTGAAGCACGTAAATTGAGG TTATTTAAAATGGAAGATGTAAGTATGGGAATGTGGGTAGAAAAATTCAACAGGACAAACCCAGTAGAGTATCTCCACAGCTTGAAGTTCTGCCAGTTTGGTTGCATAGAAGATTATTTGACAGCACATTACCAGTCTCCGAGACAGATGCTCTGCATGTGGGATAAATTGCAGACGCAGGGAAGGCCACATTGCTGTAATATGAGATGA
- the LOC107418495 gene encoding AAA-ATPase ASD, mitochondrial — translation MVPATMAEMWTTMGSTIASFMFIWAIVRQYCPYEIRRFFEKYTHRFMGYFYPYIRISIHEFSGDRLKRSEAYAAVEAYLSSNTSKSAKRLKAEMGKDSRNLVLSMEEYERVTDEFQGAKVWWVLNKALSPSRSMSMTYYPEQEKKFYKLTFHRKYREMITATYLEHVLREGREIRLRNRQRKLYTNSPGYKWPSYKQTMWSHIVFEHPATFETMALEPEKKQEIIEDLLTFSKSKDFYARIGKAWKRGYLLYGPPGTGKSTMIAAMANLLSYDVYDLELTAVKDNTELRKLLIETTCKSIIVIEDIDCSLDLTGQRNKKSEKSGAEVENKSNKERKEPKEEGNSSSRVTLSGLLNFIDGLWSSCGGERLIVFTTNYVEKLDPALIRRGRMDKHIELSYCSFKGFKVLAKNYLNLENHQMFDTVEKLIGEIKVTPADVAENLMPKSPLDDPEKCLANLIQALEEAKEEQEEAEAAKEMDEESSKENEPTKEDATEPPQVNKEIEKPDT, via the coding sequence atggtgcctGCAACAATGGCCGAGATGTGGACGACTATGGGTTCCACCATAGCCAGTTTCATGTTCATTTGGGCTATAGTCCGCCAGTATTGTCCTTATGAGATCCGCCGCTTCTTTGAGAAATACACTCACAGGTTCATGGGCTATTTCTATCCTTACATTCGAATTTCCATCCATGAATTCTCAGGTGACAGGCTCAAGCGCAGTGAAGCTTATGCTGCTGTTGAAGCCTATCTCAGTTCCAACACATCCAAGAGCGCAAAGAGACTGAAAGCAGAGATGGGTAAAGACAGCAGGAACTTGGTTTTGAGTATGGAAGAGTACGAGAGAGTGACTGATGAATTTCAAGGTGCAAAAGTGTGGTGGGTTTTGAACAAAGCTTTGTCTCCTTCAAGATCAATGTCAATGACTTACTATCCAGAGCAGGAGAAGAAGTTTTACAAGCTCACATTCCACAGAAAGTACAGAGAAATGATCACAGCTACGTATCTGGAGCATGTTCTGAGGGAAGGGAGGGAGATTAGGCTGAGAAACAGGCAGAGGAAGCTTTATACAAACAGTCCAGGTTATAAATGGCCAAGTTACAAGCAGACCATGTGGAGTCACATTGTGTTTGAACACCCTGCAACTTTTGAAACAATGGCATTGGAACCAGAGAAGAAGCAGGAGATCATTGAAGATTTGTTGACATTTAGCAAGAGCAAAGATTTCTATGCAAGGATTGGGAAAGCTTGGAAAAGAGGGTATCTACTTTATGGGCCACCAGGCACAGGGAAATCAACCATGATTGCTGCAATGGCTAATCTGCTGAGCTATGATGTTTATGATCTTGAACTCACTGCCGTGAAGGACAACACAGAGCTCAGAAAGCTTTTGATTGAGACGACCTGTAAGTCTATAATTGTGATAGAGGATATTGATTGCTCACTTGATCTTACAGGTCAGAGGAACAAGAAATCAGAGAAATCTGGTGCTGAAGTTGAGAACAAGTCcaacaaagaaaggaaagaaccAAAAGAAGAAGGGAATAGCAGCAGCAGAGTGACACTTTCAGGGCTGTTGAATTTCATTGATGGGCTTTGGTCTTCTTGTGGGGGTGAGAGGCTGATTGTTTTTACCACCAATTATGTGGAGAAATTGGACCCAGCACTGATAAGAAGGGGTAGGATGGACAAGCATATTGAGCTGTCTTATTGCAGTTTCAAAGGGTTCAAAGTTCTTGCTAAGAACTACTTGAACCTTGAGAATCATCAAATGTTTGATACAGTTGAAAAGTTGATTGGGGAGATTAAGGTCACTCCTGCTGATGTTGCAGAGAATCTCATGCCCAAATCCCCACTGGATGATCCTGAGAAGTGTCTAGCAAACTTGATTCAAGCTCTTGAAGAAGCCAAGGAAGAACAGGAAGAAGCAGAAGCTGCTAAGGAGATGGATGAAGAATCATCCAAAGAGAATGAGCCAACCAAAGAAGATGCTACAGAGCCACCACAGGTTAACAAGGAGATTGAAAAACCAGATACATGA
- the LOC107406202 gene encoding transcription initiation factor IIB-2, with translation MNEMTDLPCRNCNRPTELVLDHSAGDTTTCSECGLILLHTPSTTTTNDNSGNDHPVPVVPGTLGSLSTAIAKPTAGTPSDQPPSVGKWQNRERHLVDAFGSITAMADRLGLVTTIKDRAYEMYEKMEDQKCLRSRNQEAVLAACLYIACRQENKPRTVKEICSIINGATKKDFGRAREFILKHMEIANGKSVGMRTIHAGDYMRRFCSNLGMTNQEVMAAQETVQKSEELDIRRSPISVAAAVIYIITQLSNDKKPLKDISIVTRVAEGTIKSSYKDLYPHLTWLIPSWFAMEEDIKNQFGP, from the exons atgaATGAAATGACGGATTTGCCATGCCGAAACTGCAACAGACCCACTGAGTTGGTGTTGGACCACTCCGCCGGCGACACCACCACCTGCTCCGAATGCGGTCTCATCCTCCTCCACACtccctccaccaccaccaccaacgaCAACTCCGGTAACGATCACCCCGTTCCTGTCGTCCCCGGTACCCTCGGCAGTCTCTCCACCGCCATTGCCAAACCTACCGCCGGAACTCCCTCCGATCAGCCTCCGTCGGTCGGGAAATGGCAGAACCGTGAGCGTCACCTTGTGGACGCCTTCGGTTCCATCACCGCCATGGCTGAtag GTTGGGACTCGTCACAACCATTAAG GATCGAGCCTATGAAATGTATGAGAAGATGGAAGATCAAAAATGTCTTAGATCCCGAAATCAAGAAGCAGTTTTGGCTGCTTGCCTCTACATTGCATGTCGACAAGAAAATAAGCCCCGTACTGTGAAAG AAATATGTTCAATAATCAATGGAGCCACCAAGAAAGATTTTGGCCGTGCAAGGGAATTCATCTTGAAGCATATGGAGATTGCGAATGGTAAATCAGTAGGAATGAGAACCATTCATGCTGGGGACTATATG AGGCGGTTCTGTTCCAATCTTGGAATGACAAATCAAGAAGTTATGGCTGCTCAAGAAACAGTGCAGAAATCTGAGGAGCTTGACATAAg GAGGAGCCCAATATCAGTGGCAGCAGCTGTTATTTACATCATAACTCAACTATCAAACGACAAAAAGCCTCTGAAAG ATATTTCAATTGTGACCAGAGTGGCCGAAGGGACCATCAAGAGTTCCTACAAGGATCTTTATCCTCATCTAACCTGGTTAATCCCAAGCTGGTTTGCTATGGAGGAAGATATCAAGAATCAATTTGGCCCCTAA